In one window of Pseudoalteromonas sp. GCY DNA:
- a CDS encoding esterase/lipase family protein, with the protein MKRLILSALLGLLSVVTSPAHSGEELEYPVVLVHGLFGFDNLLGVDYFYRVPQVIHDEGGQVYVAEVSSAHNSELRGEQLLEQVALVRALTGKDKVNLIGHSQGAQTIRYVASVKPEWVASATSIGGVNWGSRFADVVRGGVDSGSFSEQFLASLANGLAGLIDLLSGKATAPKDALEALGALTTAGTLAFNQKYPEGVPSHYCGETQSLASNGVHYFSWSGSKAWTNVFDPADNALALFSQVFDEANDGLVSACSSNLGQVINNQFKMNHLDQVNHTIGIHHLFETDPLTVYRQHIRRLKGLAL; encoded by the coding sequence ATGAAAAGGTTAATTCTCAGCGCCCTGCTTGGGTTGCTATCGGTCGTTACCTCTCCCGCCCACAGCGGTGAGGAATTAGAGTATCCCGTGGTATTAGTTCACGGTCTGTTTGGTTTTGATAATCTGCTCGGAGTAGATTATTTTTATCGCGTACCACAAGTGATCCATGATGAAGGAGGGCAGGTTTATGTTGCAGAAGTATCATCAGCCCATAATTCAGAATTGCGTGGTGAGCAACTACTAGAGCAAGTTGCGTTGGTTCGAGCATTAACGGGTAAAGACAAAGTTAATTTAATTGGTCACAGCCAAGGCGCGCAAACTATTCGCTACGTTGCCTCAGTTAAACCTGAGTGGGTGGCCTCAGCGACTAGTATTGGTGGCGTAAACTGGGGTAGCCGTTTTGCTGATGTTGTTCGCGGTGGAGTAGACAGTGGCTCATTTTCGGAGCAGTTTTTAGCGTCGCTTGCTAACGGCCTTGCGGGATTAATTGATTTGTTATCTGGTAAAGCAACCGCACCAAAAGACGCACTCGAAGCACTAGGTGCTTTGACCACGGCTGGCACATTAGCATTCAACCAAAAATACCCAGAGGGTGTGCCAAGTCATTATTGTGGCGAAACGCAAAGTCTAGCGAGCAATGGCGTGCATTATTTTTCATGGAGTGGCAGCAAAGCATGGACCAACGTATTTGACCCCGCTGACAACGCACTTGCACTGTTCTCTCAAGTTTTTGATGAGGCCAACGACGGCCTAGTATCAGCTTGTTCTAGTAATTTAGGTCAGGTGATCAATAACCAATTCAAAATGAACCATTTAGATCAGGTAAACCACACCATTGGTATTCATCACTTGTTCGAAACAGACCCATTAACCGTTTATCGCCAGCATATTCGCCGCTTAAAAGGTTTGGCGCTATGA
- a CDS encoding lipase secretion chaperone, with the protein MKKWGLLLIILTMLSLVYIESEQQETPRHVPRFAVVSEQQSDVHKVPQPTRSASASVHCETINKQHKHQIDDWLFELQNHNQAERWQAYLELLPQCLHEVTGLYVQFKQALIDVDTHLNLLERVELLHALQRQFFTDEVIAVWFEDDNAWDTQALSRWQILSDASISESQKQQLIETHISGLPKREQVLFQTSAQLHTLNANWQQKHYNELSAEYGDKAATRILEVQKQQQHWQQKLQSFMLQKQNILAELGDSQIAKERVELLLKQTFTENEQKRVAVLVK; encoded by the coding sequence ATGAAAAAGTGGGGCCTTTTGCTAATCATTTTGACTATGCTGTCGCTGGTTTATATCGAGAGTGAACAGCAAGAGACGCCGCGTCATGTTCCCCGGTTCGCGGTGGTATCAGAGCAGCAAAGTGATGTGCATAAGGTCCCACAACCCACAAGGAGTGCATCTGCAAGCGTACATTGTGAGACCATTAATAAACAGCATAAGCACCAAATCGACGATTGGCTTTTTGAGCTACAAAACCATAACCAAGCCGAGCGGTGGCAAGCTTATCTGGAATTATTACCACAATGCCTTCACGAAGTTACAGGTCTCTACGTGCAATTTAAGCAGGCCTTAATTGATGTGGATACGCATCTTAACCTACTAGAACGTGTTGAGCTGCTACACGCACTGCAGCGGCAATTTTTTACGGATGAAGTGATAGCAGTTTGGTTTGAAGATGATAATGCGTGGGATACGCAAGCTTTGAGTCGCTGGCAAATTTTGTCAGACGCATCTATATCTGAATCGCAAAAGCAGCAATTAATTGAGACGCATATCAGTGGGCTTCCAAAGCGTGAACAAGTGTTATTTCAAACCTCAGCCCAGTTACACACCCTAAACGCAAATTGGCAGCAAAAACACTATAACGAACTAAGTGCTGAATATGGCGATAAAGCCGCAACGCGTATACTTGAAGTCCAGAAGCAACAACAGCATTGGCAGCAAAAACTACAAAGCTTTATGCTGCAAAAGCAAAATATTCTAGCCGAGCTTGGTGATAGCCAAATCGCAAAAGAAAGAGTCGAGTTACTACTCAAACAAACCTTCACGGAGAACGAGCAAAAGCGAGTTGCTGTATTGGTTAAGTGA
- a CDS encoding LysR family transcriptional regulator yields the protein MGVPEMNLRSIDLNLLTILEKVLIHKHISQAAQALNMSQPAVSRALMRLRKQFADPLLVKVKNEYRLTAKGERLRSELELSLTTIRHMLVDDEFDPLQYSGVFTIGALDFEMMMIVPKLLARFQQRAPNLKLQIVSYNSFIPLHDYLEKVADLLLYSTDETPTNVFKQRLFNDNYAIVMCCQHKWAHQPMTLERYCQSRHLIISGTGLCKTDMDHELKRLDAQREVVASLPHFSMVPELLINTDLIATLPKRLVTHLSRRYDITVADLPFHTADFQVEQFWHLIHHNSPIHQWVRQEIKSLVDEEIGETA from the coding sequence ATGGGTGTACCTGAGATGAATCTACGCAGTATTGACTTAAATCTGTTAACGATCTTAGAGAAGGTGTTGATCCACAAGCATATTAGTCAAGCCGCTCAAGCATTAAACATGAGCCAGCCAGCAGTGAGCCGAGCCCTGATGCGCTTGCGAAAGCAATTTGCCGATCCATTGTTGGTAAAGGTGAAAAATGAGTACCGTTTAACTGCAAAAGGTGAGCGCCTTCGTAGCGAACTCGAGCTATCACTTACTACTATTCGTCATATGTTGGTGGATGACGAGTTTGATCCCCTGCAATATTCAGGCGTGTTCACTATAGGGGCGCTGGATTTCGAAATGATGATGATTGTGCCGAAATTGTTGGCGCGTTTTCAACAGCGTGCTCCAAATTTGAAATTACAAATTGTGTCTTACAACTCGTTTATACCGCTTCATGACTACTTGGAAAAGGTGGCGGATTTATTACTGTACTCCACAGATGAGACACCCACCAACGTGTTTAAACAACGCCTATTTAATGATAATTATGCCATAGTAATGTGTTGTCAGCATAAATGGGCTCATCAGCCTATGACGTTAGAGCGCTATTGCCAGAGCCGACATCTCATCATTTCTGGTACTGGCTTGTGCAAAACGGATATGGATCATGAGCTGAAAAGGTTGGATGCTCAGCGGGAAGTAGTGGCATCTTTACCACATTTTTCGATGGTGCCGGAGTTATTGATTAACACGGATCTGATTGCCACTTTACCAAAACGTCTGGTCACTCATTTAAGTAGACGTTATGACATCACGGTGGCCGATTTACCGTTCCACACTGCCGATTTTCAAGTTGAACAATTTTGGCATCTCATTCATCACAATAGTCCAATCCACCAGTGGGTGAGGCAGGAAATAAAAAGCTTGGTGGATGAAGAAATCGGTGAAACGGCGTGA